In one Arachis duranensis cultivar V14167 chromosome 9, aradu.V14167.gnm2.J7QH, whole genome shotgun sequence genomic region, the following are encoded:
- the LOC107464095 gene encoding CASP-like protein 3A1, protein MVSEERIRGEESKVAALESSGRMSGAPVGARQRRRKEAVDLCLRLMCMASSIVAVSLMVTAKQATNVSIYGFSFPINSKWSFSQSYEYLVGVSAAVAAHSLLQLLIGTSRFVRNSSVIPSRNYAWLIFAGDQAFAYALMSAGSAASGVTNLNRTGIRHTALPNFCKPLHKFCDHVAISIAFTFTSCFLLAISAVQDVIWLSQHSS, encoded by the exons ATGGTGAGTGAAGAGAGGATACGAGGAGAGGAATCAAAGGTGGCAGCTTTGGAGAGCAGCGGAAGAATGAGCGGAGCCCCTGTCGGAGCACGGCAGCGGCGGAGGAAGGAGGCGGTGGATCTGTGTCTGAGGTTGATGTGCATGGCTTCTTCCATTGTTGCAGTGTCTCTCATGGTTACTGCAAAACAAGCTACAAATGTCTCCATCTATGGCTTCAGCTTCCCCATTAATTCAAAGTGGTCCTTCTCTCAATCATACGA ATATCTTGTTGGGGTTTCAGCTGCTGTTGCTGCTCACTCATTGCTACAACTACTGATTGGAACATCAAGATTTGTTAGGAATTCCTCTGTCATTCCCTCAAGAAACTATGCATGGCTTATTTTTGCTGGGGACCAG GCATTTGCTTATGCATTGATGAGTGCTGGATCTGCTGCATCTGGGGTGACCAACCTGAACCGAACCGGAATCCGGCACACGGCGCTGCCGAATTTCTGCAAGCCATTGCACAAGTTCTGTGACCATGTTGCCATCTCAATAGCCTTCACTTTCACCAGCTGTTTCTTGCTGGCTATTTCTGCTGTCCAAGATGTAATTTGGCTCTCCCAACACTCTTCATGA